The following is a genomic window from Sulfitobacter pontiacus.
CTGAGCTTCGGCCACGATCTCGGCGCGGCGGAACAGGCCGTAGTTGCCCTGAATCGCCGCGAAGGCGAAATAGAGGCTCAGCGCGAAGGCGATCGCGAAAAACAAGAGAGTGCCAAAAGCGGGTTTGCTGCTGCGGTTCATGTATCTGCCTTTAATCGTCTCTTAGTGGACGTTCCCCCAGTATGACACAGGTGATTCGCGAAGGGAATCCCCCGTCTTGCGATTGGCAAGAAAATGTTCATCTTTTTAGGGGGTTGGGCAAGGATGTCGCATATCTTTCCCGCCAGTCGCATCGCTGTGCCACGACTGGCGGGGATAAGGTCAGGCGTCCAGCGCGGCAACGCCGGGGAGGGTCTTGCCTTCCATCCATTCGAGAAAGGCACCGCCCGCGGTGGAGATATAGGTGAAATCATCCGCCGCACCTGCCTGGTTCAATGCGGCCACGGTGTCGCCACCGCCCGCCACAGAGATCAGCGCGCCGTCGAGTGTCAGCGCAGCCGCTGCCTTGGCCGCGGCGACTGTCGCGGTGTCGAAGGGGGCGATCTCGAACGCGCCCATGGGGCCGTTCCAGATCAGAGTTTTCAGGCCGTCAAACGCGTCTTTGACCAGTTCAACCGTCTTTGGGCCTGCGTCCAGTACCATCTGATCCGGTGCCAGCACGGTATCGGCCCCAAGGGCTGCGACCTCATGCGCCGCATGGGCGGCGAACTCACGCGCGACAAGCCCATCTACGGGCAGCAGGACGCGGCAGCCGGCCTTTTCGGCCTGTGCCAGAATATCCTTGGCGGTGTCGTAAAAATCGGGTTCAGACAGGGACTTGCCCAGATCAGCGCCCTGCGCGCCCAGAAACGTATTGGCCATGCCGCCCCCGATCACCAACAGATCCAGCCGGTTCACGAGGTTTTCCAACAGCTCGATCTTGGTCGATACTTTGGCACCGCCCACCACCGCGCCGACGGGGCGTTTCGGAGTGGCCAGCGCGGCCTCAAGCGCCGAAAGCTCGGCCTGCATCAAACGGCCCGCACAAGAGGGCAAGAGCCGCGCGACCCCTTCGGTCGACGCATGGGCACGGTGCGCGGCAGAGAAGGCATCATTGCAATAGATATCGCCCAAACCGGCCAGACGTTTGGCAAAAACGGGGTCGTTCTCGGTCTCGCCCGGATAGAAACGGATGTTTTCGAGCAGCAATACATCGGCGGCGTTGATCTCTTCGGTGCCCGCCTCGGCGGCCTCGAGCGTTTCGGCCAGCACGACTTTGCGGCCCAGGGCAGACTCTAGCGCGGGCAGGACGACACGCAGGCTCAGATCCTGCACGCGTTTGCCCTTGGGGCGGCCAAAATGCGCCAGCAACACAGGGGTGCCACCTTGTTCCAGAATGTCGCGCAGGGTGGGGATGATCCGCTGGATGCGGGTGTCGTCCGTCACCTTGCCGTTTTCAACCGGCACGTTGATATCCACGCGCACCAGAACCCGCTTGCCGCGCAGATCCATGTCATCCAATGCTTTCCAGCCCATCTTGTCCCTCGTGTAAAACCACAATTCCCGTCGTGTTTTGCCGTTATTGCCGTCAGGGTCAATGGACCCGCTTGGCAATTGCGCTTGCACGTCCTAGGTAATTGCCAACGAAATTCTTAAAGGAGACCGGCATGGCCGAGATCAAAGACCCCGAAAACACGATCCTGATGGAACTGAAGGGCGGCACTG
Proteins encoded in this region:
- the pgk gene encoding phosphoglycerate kinase — encoded protein: MGWKALDDMDLRGKRVLVRVDINVPVENGKVTDDTRIQRIIPTLRDILEQGGTPVLLAHFGRPKGKRVQDLSLRVVLPALESALGRKVVLAETLEAAEAGTEEINAADVLLLENIRFYPGETENDPVFAKRLAGLGDIYCNDAFSAAHRAHASTEGVARLLPSCAGRLMQAELSALEAALATPKRPVGAVVGGAKVSTKIELLENLVNRLDLLVIGGGMANTFLGAQGADLGKSLSEPDFYDTAKDILAQAEKAGCRVLLPVDGLVAREFAAHAAHEVAALGADTVLAPDQMVLDAGPKTVELVKDAFDGLKTLIWNGPMGAFEIAPFDTATVAAAKAAAALTLDGALISVAGGGDTVAALNQAGAADDFTYISTAGGAFLEWMEGKTLPGVAALDA